A single genomic interval of Arthrobacter sp. NicSoilB8 harbors:
- a CDS encoding potassium-transporting ATPase subunit F, producing MSADAIMWLVLLIAGLCLFGYLLAVLIRPEKW from the coding sequence ATGAGCGCCGACGCGATCATGTGGCTCGTCCTGCTCATCGCCGGGCTGTGCCTCTTCGGCTACCTGCTGGCCGTCCTGATCCGCCCGGAAAAATGGTGA
- the kdpA gene encoding potassium-transporting ATPase subunit KdpA, with protein MTFNPASFAVQVAALLIVLAALHKPFGIYLARVFEGTTSSRPERLFYRLAGIDATTDQTWSVYLRSVLAFSAVSILAVFGLQRLQGVLPGSGSLPGVDPWIAMNTAISFVTNTNWQTYAPETTIGIFVQMTLLAVQNFLSAAVGIVVVVALIRGIARTRTQRLGNFWVDLTRTTFRVLLPIAFVAALVMVLGGVVQNFWPTDVTNHAAGITQSIPGGPVASQEAIKELGTNGGGYFNANSAHPFENPNALISFFEVFLLLLIPSALPYAFGRMVGDQKQGYTVVAVMGTLWLASISLMGWAVSTGQGTATAAAGGLGEGFEQRFGPVPSAIFATSTTLTSTGAVNVAHDSLPPLAGGVAMVNMMLGEVAPGGTGSGLYGLLILSIISVFIAGLMVGRTPEYLGKKIGPTEMKLAAMYILVTPTLVLALAGITVLLPDAVANAPATGPHQFSEVLYAFTSGANNNGSAFGGITTSGPYLSVMMGLAMLLGRFLPIVLVLALAGSLARQGKVPASAGTVPTHGLLFGGLLLGVTVILTALSYFPALALGPLAEGLLK; from the coding sequence ATGACCTTCAACCCTGCATCCTTCGCTGTCCAGGTGGCCGCGCTCCTCATTGTCCTGGCCGCCCTGCACAAGCCCTTCGGCATCTACCTGGCCCGCGTATTCGAGGGCACCACGTCCAGCCGGCCCGAGCGCCTCTTCTACCGGCTCGCCGGGATCGACGCCACCACCGACCAGACCTGGTCCGTCTACCTGCGCAGCGTCCTGGCGTTCTCGGCCGTCTCGATCCTGGCCGTCTTCGGCCTGCAACGGCTGCAGGGCGTCCTGCCCGGCAGCGGATCCCTGCCCGGTGTCGACCCGTGGATTGCCATGAACACCGCCATTTCCTTTGTAACCAACACGAACTGGCAGACCTACGCACCGGAGACCACAATTGGCATCTTCGTGCAGATGACCCTGCTGGCGGTGCAGAACTTCCTCTCCGCCGCCGTCGGCATCGTCGTCGTCGTCGCCCTCATCCGCGGCATCGCCCGCACCAGGACGCAGCGCCTGGGCAACTTCTGGGTGGACCTGACCCGGACGACCTTCCGGGTCCTGCTGCCAATCGCGTTCGTCGCGGCCCTGGTCATGGTCCTAGGCGGCGTCGTTCAGAACTTCTGGCCCACCGACGTCACCAACCACGCGGCCGGGATCACCCAGAGCATTCCGGGCGGCCCGGTGGCGTCTCAGGAAGCCATCAAGGAGCTCGGGACCAACGGCGGCGGCTACTTCAACGCCAACTCCGCCCACCCGTTCGAGAACCCCAACGCCCTCATCAGCTTCTTCGAGGTGTTCCTGCTCCTGCTCATCCCCTCGGCCCTGCCCTACGCCTTCGGCCGGATGGTGGGTGACCAGAAACAGGGCTACACGGTGGTCGCCGTGATGGGCACCCTGTGGTTGGCTTCGATTTCGCTGATGGGATGGGCCGTCTCCACCGGCCAGGGCACCGCGACGGCCGCCGCCGGCGGCCTGGGCGAAGGCTTCGAACAGCGCTTCGGCCCTGTGCCGAGCGCGATCTTCGCCACCTCGACCACGCTGACCTCCACCGGCGCCGTCAACGTCGCCCACGACTCGCTGCCGCCGCTGGCCGGCGGGGTGGCCATGGTGAACATGATGCTCGGCGAAGTCGCCCCCGGCGGAACCGGGTCCGGGCTCTACGGGCTGCTGATCCTGTCCATCATTTCCGTCTTCATCGCCGGTCTCATGGTCGGTCGCACCCCGGAGTATCTGGGCAAGAAGATCGGCCCGACGGAAATGAAGCTGGCGGCCATGTACATCCTGGTCACCCCGACCCTGGTGCTGGCGCTGGCCGGCATCACCGTCCTGCTGCCGGACGCCGTGGCCAACGCCCCCGCCACGGGTCCGCACCAGTTCAGCGAAGTGCTCTACGCCTTCACCTCCGGGGCCAACAACAACGGCTCCGCGTTCGGCGGCATCACCACCTCGGGCCCCTACCTGTCGGTCATGATGGGCCTGGCGATGCTGCTAGGCCGCTTCCTCCCGATTGTCCTGGTCCTCGCCCTCGCCGGGTCCCTCGCCCGTCAGGGCAAGGTTCCCGCCTCCGCCGGCACCGTCCCCACCCACGGCCTCCTGTTCGGCGGCCTGCTGCTCGGCGTGACAGTGATCCTGACCGCCCTCAGCTACTTCCCGGCCCTTGCCCTGGGCCCCCTCGCAGAAGGACTCCTGAAATGA